Part of the Prionailurus bengalensis isolate Pbe53 chromosome B3, Fcat_Pben_1.1_paternal_pri, whole genome shotgun sequence genome is shown below.
CTAACCCAGTGCCACAGCTATCCAATTCCAAAACTATCCAATTCCAAAGCATGGACTTTTCATCTCCACCCCACAGCCCGAATTACTGGCCACACTTTCAGTCTCGGGGTGACCTCTCCAGCCACCCTAAGGCTTTCACATTGAAAGCTCGAGAGTCTTGCTCTTTCCCTGAGTCCAGCATCAAAACAGGCACTGAGCCTAAGAATGAGCTTCTTTAACCCAAGCCATAATCTCTACTTGCTTGCATAATATGGTCCCAGTAATCCTACTCAAATTCCACACTCAAAGCCAGTTGTTCACTCAGTTTATCAAGGGCTACATAAGAAAGAAATCACATGTATCACAATGAATTCCCTTGCCTCTACTGATAGAGCCAAGTCAAAGGCCAGAAGGGAAATGTTTTCTGGTAGTCACAAACCAGAGTGAGAAAGCTCTAAACAAAGCCTACTGGTTCCTGGTTTCAAAACCCAGGCTAAAAACTGCAGTTAAATATCAGCTACTAAAACAGCCTTCCCCAAGCAGGTGAAAATCCTGACAACTGCATTGCACTGATCACTACCTAGGTATCTGCACTTTACAGATGTTGTCCCTGTGCCTCAAAAGAGCCAAGCATGCTGGCAAGGTGTTACTTCTAGAGAAGTTAAGCAAGGCTCTCAGGGTCACAAAGGCAGTGAGTAGCAGaatcaggactcaaactcaggtctgTATGAGAACAGCATCATTGGTTTTAACCATACTCCTCCTACCGTCTACACAACCACTGTGAGTCATGGTACCCAGGGCCAGcatctcttcttgtttttttctggatCTACTTCCCTGATATCTAGCCAACCTCTCAAGAGGAGAAGGCAATGAAGCAAGACAGATGGACGGACTCTATAAATAGAAGATCTGCGTTTCAGGTCCAGTTCTGCCATTTCCTGGCTCTGTAACCTTGGATAGAGAGCACTTAACCATCcaaggtctcagtttcctcaccagtgCAGTGAAGATCACTGTTCACATTGCACAGACCTGGAAAACAATGCGAGCTAAAGCTTAAGTATTATGCAAATGTAAGTTACCCTTACTCCTACTTAACCCACTAATTCAACAACTAGTAGTAGCCCTTTCTCAGCCTCCCCTCCACGCTCATCTCAGAGTTCGTCTTGGGCACCACCAGAGTCCCGCCACCATCTCCTCCTCACGCCCCtcgcccctctcctcccttttggCTGTTACTTAATCTCCCTCCACTTCAGCAGCTCTCTCGCCTCGTCGGAAAGACCGGCCTTGGACGCTGggacttctttctttccaactcTGGGCACGAAGGGCTTATCTCTCCTCAGGACGTCAGGGCAGCCACCTCTGCGCGGCTGCTGCGGGTTCCACAATGCCTGCGCGGGGTGCGCACGCGGCCCCGCGGCCCGCCCCGAGGGGCGGGGTGTGACCAGAGAGTTTACATAGGAGGTGCCGGCAGTAGGGAACACCCCTCCGCCCGCGGAGCTTCCTCTGCAGCGCAGCCTGTTGTCGGGGCCGCGCGCTCGCGCGCGCTGAGCCGCCGGGGGTTCCCGCCCGCGGACACCTGGGCCCTGGCCGTGCCGCAGCCCCGCCTGCCCGCCGCGCCACCAACCATGCGGCAGCCGCTCTACCGCTGCTACAACATCACCTCCGTGGAGAAGGGCTACTCGGCGACCATGGGCGGGGTGCTTTTCAGCGCGGGCCTCCTGGGCAACCTGCTGGCGCTGGGGCTGCTGGCTCGCTCGGGGCTGGGGTCTTGCCCGCGGCGCACGCCGCCCTCGGTCTTCTACGTGCTGGTGTGCGGCCTGACGGTCACAGACTTGCTGGGCAAATGCCTCGTGAGCCCCTTCGTGCTGGCCGCCTACGCGCAGAACCGGAGCCTGTGGGGACTGGCGCCCGCGTCGGACAGCTCGCTGTGCCAAACCTTCGCCTTTTTCATGTCTTTCTTTGGGCTCGCCTCCACGCTGCAGCTCCTGGCCATGGCCCTGGAGTGCTGGCTCTCCCTGGGGCACCCCTTCTTCTACCGACGGCACATCACCCTGCGCCGCGGCGCGCTGGTGGCGCCCGTCGTGGGCGCCTTCTGCCTGGCTTTCTGCGCGCTGCCCTTCGCGGGCATCGGGAAGTTCGTGCAGTACTGCCCCGGCACCTGGTGCTTCATCCAGATGGTGCACGAGGAGCGCTCGCCGTCGGTGCTGCGCTACTCAGTGCTCTACGCCAGCCTTATGGCCCTGCTGGTCCTCGCCATCGTGCTGTGCAACCTGAGCGCCATGCGCAACCTCTACGAGATGCaccggcggctgcggcggcgccCGCGCTCCGGCACCAGGGACCGCGCGGAGCCGGGCGCGGGCGAGAAGGAGGCGGCTGTGAAGCCCCTGGAGGAGCTGGACCACCTGCTGTTGCTGGCCCTCATGACGGTGCTCTTCACTCTGTGCTCCCTGCCTTTAATAGTGAGTCGCTGCGCGCCGAGGCTGCGGTTGCGGGACCGAAGGGTGGAGCGCGTTGGACGCCGCGCAGGAGGAGTTGCGCCCTGGGCCCCGAGGGTTTGTTGGTGCGCTCCCCAGATCGGGTCCCCTCCACAGCCCCGAGGACACAGAACCGAATTTGTTGAGCCAGAAGAGGcggaaacaaagaaaggaaggcaaagaCGGAGTCTGAAAGTGTCTCCCTAGCTCCGCAGAACCTCTCCAGTTAGCAgtaccctctcctctctccttccctctgggaGGATCTCGGGGCTATTTTAGCACCTCAGCATTTGAGGAGCAGAATTTGGTTGCTCTTTCCAGAGGGCTAGGTAATGTTTTATTTCGTAGACCCGCCCATAATTTTAGTGGCGTCAGAAATGGGCGAATGCACCTGGGAGTTTTTCCCCAGGTGTTGGCGTGGAAAGACTAAGGGAAGGTGTAATCCTGCCAGAACCTGCCAGAGTGATTTGCAGAGATGAGAGACTAAAGAtagatttagtttttaaaaattctcaagtaATCTTTGAGGAGTGGCAGCTGCTCTTCCcggttggggggcggggtgcgggTGGCCATAGAGGCAGAGGGGCTGTTTGGACAGGCAGGTGTGTACTCGAGGTTCAGCCTGTCGTTTGGAGAACCTGCCTtgacaggttttgtttttatcttggcAGGCAAGGTGACGGGAAAGCCATTATCTCCGGTTTCAGTTTACtaatgggggtggtggtggcgaTAGAAGTACCTGGTAGCTGTGAAGGTGTTTCCTCCTGGGATCCCGGCTAAGACATTTTAGGAGCAACCGAGGTTGAGAGAACTTTTTCAGGGttgctcctctccctttcccccatcctCAGTGTCCTTGTTCAACATGATATACATTTAAGTAGGTTCATTGCCAACAATGCCTTTGAAGGCTGAGACGTCTGTGAGTAGGTAGCAATGTAGCAATTTTggatgttatttttaagattgGAGGAAGGTGGAATATAATGTAATTTTCCTTAAATGAAGGCCTTAACGTGTGGGAAAAGAGTTGTCTGTGGCATCATCATGCAGGGTTAAGCTCAGaattccccaaaagaaataaatacatctatATAGAAGGAGATAAGGTATAGGCATAGATATGTAACAGTGGTTCTGAAACATTGGCTGGCTCAAGGTCACCAACAGAGCTTTTAAAATCATAgatggcagggcgcctgggtggctcagtcagttgggccttggactcttgattttgggtgtcgtgatctcagtttgtgggttcaagctccatgtcaggccctgtgctaacagcgtggaacctgcttgggattctgtctccctcaccccccctgcccctccccccttgctctctcaaaaataaacctaaggggggaaaaaaaaaacccacagatgcCTGGGCCCTATCCCCCATCGTTTCTAATTCAGATGTTTTTGaagaattcttatttatttgtttacttatttacttttgagagagggaatgagagagtgcagtggagggagagagagagaatcccaagcaggcttcacactgtcagtgcagagcccaacgcagggctgtatcccacaaaccatgagatcatgacctgagctgaaaccaagagtcccactttcaaccgactgagccacccaggcacctgaagaATTCTTATTCTTGACAAGTTCCCGGGTGAGGTGAAAGCGGCTGATCCAGGGATATCATCTGGAGAACCATACTCTAAAACAGGAGTTGGCAAATCACAGCCCACAGTCCAAATCCATCCTGCCCACTGTTTTTGCACAGCTGTGGAATTAAGAATAGTTTTTACAAATGAACTGATTTTACAAATCAATTTGATGGTAGTATGCAGGAACTCTAAACCCCAATTAACTCAAATACtgttccaagaaaaaaaagactttcatttttctcaatagTAGACATCAGTTACCCCAAAAATGTACTTAATTATTATACATTCTTAATTTCATCAGTGAAAATTGTGGAAATGTGTTTACTTGTTATATAAGTACCTACCAAATACTCACTATTTGCCTCTTGGcctgtaaaatgcaaaatatttactgttggaccctttacagagaaagttcACAGACTCCTGCTCTAAAGTAATAGCCTTACTTACCTGCGCTGTGAAAAAGCAGACAATAGCCAAATATATGGATGTTATGTCCTCATTTTGAATGTTTTAGTAACAATAATGTCGAAAAGAACATAATACAGAATAATACACAAGAGCATTGCATTTGGACATGTCTCTCAGGGGAATTGAATAACTTATATGGGATTGTgaggatggaaggaaataatggatttgaaaatgattttagggatgcctgggtggctcagttggtgaagcgtccaactcttgattttggctcaggtcatgatctcaaggtcgtgagatcaaaccctgtgttggggctctgggctgggtaTGGAGCTTGCCTaagattgattctctctctccctgggctcctgggtggcttagttgttaaGCCCCTGGCTCTTGAGTCCATTTCAGGTCAGGATTTTGAGGTTTGtaaaatcaagccctgcattgggctctgcactgacagcacagagcctgcttgggattctttctctctctctctctccctctgcccatccccctcccccgccccactcatgtgcttgcattctctcatgctctctctcactaaaaagaaataagaaaataaaattattttatttaaaaacttgtaaAGTTCCAAAGATATTCAATGCAGACacgtgttgagtttggtaagttctttatagattttttatactaaccctttatccaatatgtcatttgcagatatcttctcccattccgatggttgccttttagttttgttgattgtttcctttgctgtggagaagctttttatcttgatgaggtcccactagttcatttttgcttttatttcccttacctttggagacatgtcaagtaagaagttgctctagccgaggtcaaagaagttgctgcctgtgttctctagaaTTTTGTTGCttcctcacatttaggtccttcatccattttgaatttatttttgtgcatggtgtaagaaagtggtctaatttcattcttctgcatgttgccatccagttttccagcaccatttgttgaagagactgtcttttttccattggatattctttcctgctctgttgaagatgagttgaccatatagttgtgggtccatttctgggtcttctattctgttccattgttctatgtgtctgtttttgtgtcagtaccatactgtcttgatgactacagctttgtaatatatctggaatcgtgatgcctccagttttgtttttctttttcaggactgctttggctatttggggtcttttgtggttccatacaaattttaggattgtttgttctagctctgtgaaaaatgctggtagcattttgatagggatttcattgtatgtgtatattgcATTGGgtcatatagacattttaataatgtttgttcttccaatccatgagcatggaatgcttttccatttttttgtgtcctctccaatttctttcataagtgttctatagttttcagggtatagatCGTTTgcctcttttgttaggtttattcctgggtattttattgttttggttgagaatttttgcatccatgttcatcggggagattggcctgtaattctcctttttagtggggcctttgtctggttttagaatcaaggtaatgctggcccaatagaataagtttggaagttttactgctatttctgttttttggaacagtttaagaatagatgttaacccttctttaaatgtcggatagaattcccttgggaagccatttGGCCCCAGACTCTTGTTTGTAGAGAGATTTTTGAAtgctgattcagtttctttgccggttatgggtctgttcaaattttctatttctttctgtttcagttttggtagtctgtgagtttctaggaatttgtccatttcttccagattgcccagtttgttgtcATAGAATTCTCTTATGCTTGTTTGTATATCTTGgttttggttgtgatctctcctctttcattcatgattttatctatttgggtcctttctcttttctttctgataagtctggctagggatttatcaattttgttaattctttcaaagaaccttctcttagtttcactgatctgttctactggttttcgTTGTTGTTGTGTGTTTCTATAtcgtttctgctctaatctttgttatttcccttcttctgctggctttaggttttatttgctgttccttttctatctcctttaggtgtaaggttaggttgtttatttggggactttcttgcttcttgagatagccctgaattgcaatgtactttcctcttaggattgccttgctgaatcccaaagggtttggactgtcgtgttttcattttcatttacttccatgtatttttaatttcttccttaatttcctggttgactcattcattctttagtagggtgttctttaacctccaggTATTTGaggactttccaaattttttcttgtggttgacttcaagtttcatagcgttgtgatctgaaaatatacatggcaTGATCTCAATCTCTTTTTACTTATTGAAGGCTTATTTgggacccagtatgtgatctatctggagaatgttccatgtgcactcaagaagaatgtgtattctgctttaggatgaaatgttctgagtatatctgttaagtccattcgtgtcattcaaagccattgtttccttgttgattttctgcttagatgatgtgtctgtctattgttgtaagtggggtgttaaggtcccctactattattgtatgaTTATCAgtgattttctttgtgtttgttattaattggtttatgtatttgagtacttccaagttgggggcatacgtatttacaattgtttgattttgatggatagatcccttaattattatataatgtccttcttcatctcttgttattgtctttggtttaaaacctaatttgtctgatataagtatggctactctggctttcttttgacatccattagcgtGATACATGGTTCTCCActcctcacttttaatctgcaggtctttaggtctaaaatgaatctcttgtaggtagcatatagatggatcttgtttttgtttttgtttttgtttttgttttacccaTTCTAatactctgtgtcttttgtttggagcatttagtccagtTACATTCAGAATGATTGTTGAAAGATGTTGagtttagtgtcattgtgttgtTACCAGTGatgctctctggtcctttatagtctttgttcattttggtccttttttccccaaagagtcCCCCGTAAAATTTCTtggagggctggtttagtggtcataaactcctttagtttttgtttgcctgagagattctttatctctcctattttgaatgacagccttgctggatagagtatttttggctgcatatttttctgattcaacacattgactgtatcttgccactcctttctggcctgtcaagtttttTCAgacagatctgctgcaaaccttatctttcttcccttgtaggttatggacttttttcccccttgctgctttcaggattctttccttgtctgtgtattttgtgaatttggctatGGTATATCTTGTCAATGGCCAGCTTTTATTGAATGTAATGGGAGCCTCTatgtttcttggattttgatgtctgtgtcatttcccagattagggaaaatttcagctataatttgctcacataaacctcctgcccttttttctctctctttgtcttctgggactcctatgatataaatattattacattttaataaagcatTGAGTTTCCTAAGTCTGCCTTTGGGATCCCTGATCtttgatttcctcttcttttcagcttcatttttttctattattttatcttctatatcattaATTCACTcctctgccttgtccatcctcaTTTTTATGACCTCCACTTGGGTttacatctcagttatagcatttttaatttcagcctgactagattttagttcttttatctttgAAGAAAGGGACTTTCTGGTGTCTTCTCTGGTTTTTTCAAGCCTAGTTAGCATccttataatcattttaaattctagttcagacatcttacttatatctgcattgattaaatccctggccatcatttcttcctgttttttcttttgaggtgaattcctctgtcttgtcattttggaggaaagaaaaacaataatagagtgaaataaaaattttaaaatttaaaaacaaataaagaaagctagatcctagatgtgttttgatgtgcttgttaagagaagcttgatagaaaaaaaagagaaaagagaaaaaaatttaaaaataataaataataaaataaaataaaaattttgctctTCTTGcatccaagaaacaaataaaagaaaatcaacaaaaacagaagcaacaacaacaacaaaaagaacaaacaaacaaaacccagatgAAGCTAAATCCAGTTTCCCCTAAGGCTGAAACTTTGTAGCAGTTTATGATCAGCAGAGTAAGTGGGTGGAAGGGATTTGTGCGGTTCTTCTGGGAGAGGGTCTTGCCACGCTGCAGCCAGGGCAGACTTGTCCCAGGAAACAGGCCACCAGTAGCGGCAGCAGCTCAATGTCAGGGTTTGCTGCCCTCAGtccttatctttgttcctttatAGTTGAACCTGGCAGCTTGATATGGTGCCTGCCGGGTCTTTTGCCTTCAGAGAGGCTGTatcacctctaccaaatgcactccaagcaaggaaaccatttctttttatttatgtatttatgtatttaatttattttttttaatatatgaagtttattgtcaaattggtttccatacaacactcagtgctcatcccaaaaggtgccctcctcaatacccatcacccaccctcccctccctcccaccccccatcaaccctcagtttgttctcagtttttaagagtctcttatgctttggctctctccctctctaacctctttttttttttccttcccctcccccatgggtttctgttaaatttctcaggatccacataagaatgaaaccatatggtatctgtctttctctgtatggcttatttcacttagcataacactctccagttccatccacattgctacaaatggccagatttcattctttctcattgccacgtagtactccattgtgtatataaaccacaatttctttatccattcatcagttgatggacatttaggctctttccataatttggctattgttgagagtgctgctataaacattgggatacaagtgcccctatgcatcagtactcctgtatcccttgagtaaattcctagcagtgctattgctgggtcacagggtaggtctatttttaattttttgaggaatctccacacttttccagagctgctataccagtttgcattcccaccaacagcgcaagagggttcgcAAGGGAACCATTTCTTACTGAGCAACCCAGAGGGTCCTCAGACCCCACTGCCCATGGCTCTACCCCCATTCCTTGCCAGAGCACCACCAGTGGCTGACCTCTAaacctcagactctgtgctctgctgtttataagaaactggtggtattgaaaccgtctcctcccccgcccccaatgcCATCAGTAGTTCTGGGGGACAGTTTTCTTGTGCAGTCCCCTGTccatatttttactgtttctctctgctgctttcagggggagtgcTTTCTTGCACAAACCCGATATGctgttctgtctccccctctttctcctctctctgaatACTTCTGCCTCCCCTCTGCGGCACCATGGCTCTCCTCTCCCCTgattcacctctccacaccatgtaccctgctgtgttctctccctcaaattatgcagattgttctgttaatcctcaTATCTGTTTCCTAGGTGTTCAGAATGGTTTGATGTTGAGCTAGTTGTGTTTGCAGGAGGAGACAAGCCCATGGTCCccttactactctgccatcttaactcctccccctGAGCATTATTTTCTAAGGCAGTGGTTTCCTAACATTTTTTTAGTCTAAAGACCCCTTTTCACTCTTAAACATTATTAAGGAtgcaaataactttaatttttgtaGATTACATCTATCAGTATTTAtcatattagaaattttaaataagaaaaattttaaatattattgcaAAACAAGTTAACAAAATGTACTTACTTCTTGTGTTTCTGCATTGGTGTAAGGAAAACTTGGGGCTTTCACGAAGATATaatgaatgataataaaattCTAGAGattatagaagataaaatgaaagaaaaagcatgtTAGGAGCACAGAAGTACGGAGAACATTCTCTGAAAATGTACGTATGTGTATATCCAAAATCAGCTACCTAAGAAAGGTCTAGCAAACACAAGAATACACAGTATATATTCCATTAGCCATTGGAGTGATGATGTCATTACACATCAGGTATCCTTGGTAAAACTTACTGTACACCTAggagtgaaaaaggcaaataaatcttttttatgaTATTGTACCTTTTTAATGATATGATACCCTGAAGACACACTGAACAGGTATTGGAGACCCCCACACTTTGAAAATCACTCTCCTAAGGAATGGGCCTGGTGACTGGGAAAAATAAAGGCTATatgtgaagggagaaaaaaaaaaccttgctcaTAGCatgaataatatatttcattaagCCAGTGAAAAATTTATtgaggtttgatttttttaagttaattttgctATAATGCTGCATTAGAGCAAGATACTTAACCAAACTGAATTTTcagatttccattttgaaaactttttttttttggaagaaaatatagagaCTATGGGATGAGCTTTAGAAGAAGTTTGTAGCACATTCTCTAATGCATGTAACatattttcatcaaaattcaTTTTACCTTAGAGACCCACAATGTATTGGAGGTTGGTAGGGGAGCAGGGATGGATGGAAGAGGGATCTAATGATAGATTAGCCATAATAGCTGAGAAGTTTATAGGCCAGATAAAGATAAGGACAAGCTTGTATAATTGCATATATCAGAATCCATGGAGTCAGAGAAGTGATAGAGGGCATCCTGCCTGTATTGAGAGAACTCatgtgtgtatttcattttggTGGGCAAACAGAATGGGTAGGATGCTCCTTTCAAAGGAGGCTGTTAGAGGTGGGCAAAACATGGGTCCAGGGAAAAGAGTTGAAAGTGGATTTAAAGGGGCTAGTGCAGAGGATGAGGTCTGGGTGTTGTGATGGATAAACTGGATCGAAGGGGCATTAGAATCCAGAGAGCTCTCCTCAGCAGGGATGTCCAGCTACTTACGTCTCCAGCAAGTTGGCAACATAGCATTTTTTTCCTGGACTCTTAAGTCCAGTAGAGGGAGCTCTTCTCATACCAATTCACTGTGTAAATTGAACTACTTTAAACATGAGGGGTTTATATTCTGAGGTTATTCATTATTCTGGCCATCTTTTATAGGAGCAGTTTATAAAGTATGTTCTAGAGAATATTACTGAGCAACAGAGAGGTTTTGAAAGTCTAAATTGTGTTTAAATTGATATCTCTTCAGAATTAATATAATATGTCATAAACGAATACATTTGTCACATTTTTagtaaactcaaaaaataaaaataaaataaaaagccaggtATACATTTCTAATATAAATCAAGTGACTTGAAAATATGATTAACCTAATAATATGCGATAGACATGGACAAATACTGCATAGAAGTAAAATGGTTTGTTTTAGTTATGTAAATCTCATTTAGTTACTCAGCTCCCAACTAATAAAGTATTATGACatagttaaaattatattttgctgtACTCTACTTTGAGGAGAAAGGAACAAATGTAAAAACAGACTTACATAAAGTATTTGCTTTTCAAATCAACTTACTGTTGACCATTTATCAAATTCAGCATGTATCTGGTACAAACAACATTCAGTGCTGTAATTCACTGTGGggatataaaatgagaaaaatatcacatCTGCCCACATAAGCTATAATACAGGACGAGGGATGGAGTGATTGGGGCCGTAAGGGAGTTTAGAAGAGAAAAGGTATTGCTACTAATGATAAGATAATAATACTGGCAAATTTTTGAGTTCTTACTGTGTGCTAAGACCTGCTGTAAAGGTTTTACTCATATCATCTTATTCAAACTTCAAAACAGTCATGAGAAAATGGAATAACTTGCCTAATTTCACACAGCCAAGTGAGGGTTCCATCCAACCTCATGGTCAGACTCTAAAGCTAATGGACTTAGCCGCTCCCTGAAAGAGACTTCCCGAAGGGCTTAATGTTTGAGATGGACCTTGAAAGGAGCTAGGATTTGGGCATGTAAAATCCAAAAGGTTTTAAAGTAAAATGCTCAGTTGTCACATTtttgaaatggagataatgattGTAATGGAtttttgtgaggatgaaatgaagttttaaaagtgaaatgcctagaacagtgctcTACATGGGCACTAaacattattattagtattattagtcAGTGACGATGGGAGAGGGCATTCAGATATAAgtgtaacttcttttttatttttaaaaaatgttgatttatttgagagagaggaagagtgcacacatgtggacagcggaggggcagagagagatacagagagagagaatcccaagcaggctccatgctgttagagTAGAGCCTG
Proteins encoded:
- the PTGDR gene encoding prostaglandin D2 receptor is translated as MRQPLYRCYNITSVEKGYSATMGGVLFSAGLLGNLLALGLLARSGLGSCPRRTPPSVFYVLVCGLTVTDLLGKCLVSPFVLAAYAQNRSLWGLAPASDSSLCQTFAFFMSFFGLASTLQLLAMALECWLSLGHPFFYRRHITLRRGALVAPVVGAFCLAFCALPFAGIGKFVQYCPGTWCFIQMVHEERSPSVLRYSVLYASLMALLVLAIVLCNLSAMRNLYEMHRRLRRRPRSGTRDRAEPGAGEKEAAVKPLEELDHLLLLALMTVLFTLCSLPLIYRAYYGAFKAVNEENGTFEEMEDLRALRFLSVISIVDPWIFIIFRTPVFRMSFHKIFIRPLMYRNWYSNSCRTNMESSL